From a region of the Falsibacillus albus genome:
- a CDS encoding EscU/YscU/HrcU family type III secretion system export apparatus switch protein produces the protein MMPQYFNQKNKRALNGPSAAVVRYDESEGGSPSVVAQGSGALAARIIELAKQHNIQMQEDAGLVKHLLDIDLGDNIPPQLYSVIAEILLLIEEMEKSY, from the coding sequence ATGATGCCTCAATACTTTAATCAAAAAAACAAAAGGGCATTGAACGGACCTTCTGCGGCTGTCGTTCGCTATGATGAGTCGGAGGGAGGCTCGCCTTCGGTTGTCGCGCAAGGTTCTGGTGCATTGGCAGCAAGGATCATCGAGCTGGCCAAACAGCACAATATCCAAATGCAGGAGGATGCCGGCCTTGTCAAGCACCTCCTGGACATCGATCTTGGGGATAATATTCCTCCGCAGCTATACTCCGTCATTGCTGAAATTTTGCTTCTGATCGAAGAAATGGAAAAAAGTTATTAA